One window of the Acaryochloris sp. CCMEE 5410 genome contains the following:
- a CDS encoding lipoxygenase family protein, with protein sequence MTPQYEYRYDALKDVSPELKYPMAKEVFPADQSLTKWPWTRDLVSVVLRIIANQAMQDISVRRGSACRLITFIRLYRILENPLYQSGLERLFNAVNNLVRGLSNIFGNRAQSQNIKHDVKEEQHPDKVSARISAMVKDIQETAESREAKEQPSLADYRDLFQIIYLPDISNHFLEDRAFAAQRVAGANPLVINRISELPDHFQVTDQQFKSVMGDSESLQAALNDGRVYLVDYQILEEIDAGTVEVKDREILKYRYAPLALFAIASGNCPGRLLQPIAIQCHQEAGSPIFTPPSLEADKEERLAWRMAKTVVQIADGNYHELISHLGRTHLWIEPIALGTYRRLGTEHPLGKLLLPHFEGTLFINNAAANSLIAPGGTVDKILFGTLKSSVQLSVKGAKGYPFSFNDSMLPQTFASRGVDDLQKLPDYPYRDDALLIWHAIHDWVEAYLQIYYKDDDAVLKDETLQDWLTELRAEDGGQMTEIGESTPEEPEPKIRTLDYLVNATTLIIFTCSAQHASVNFPQASLMTFVPNMPLAGFNEGPTAEKASEADYFSLLPPLSLAEQQLDLGYTLGSVYYTQLGYYKANDVDLGDINNHTYFNDLQVKQALLSFQQRLEEIELIIQDRNETRPTYYDILLPSKIPQSTNI encoded by the coding sequence ATGACGCCACAATATGAATATCGATACGATGCCCTGAAAGACGTTTCCCCTGAATTGAAATATCCAATGGCCAAGGAGGTGTTTCCAGCAGACCAATCTTTGACAAAATGGCCCTGGACTCGAGATCTCGTTTCCGTTGTCCTCAGAATTATTGCCAATCAGGCCATGCAGGATATATCCGTCCGTAGAGGATCAGCCTGTCGTCTGATTACGTTTATTCGCTTATATCGAATTCTAGAAAATCCCCTCTATCAGTCAGGTCTGGAGAGGCTTTTCAATGCTGTCAATAATCTTGTACGGGGTCTCTCCAATATTTTTGGCAACAGAGCCCAGTCTCAAAATATCAAACATGATGTAAAGGAGGAGCAACATCCTGACAAAGTCTCCGCCCGCATTTCAGCAATGGTCAAGGATATCCAAGAAACGGCTGAATCGAGAGAGGCTAAAGAGCAACCGTCCTTAGCAGACTATCGCGATCTCTTTCAGATCATTTACTTACCAGACATTAGCAATCATTTCCTAGAAGATCGTGCCTTTGCCGCTCAACGGGTTGCCGGAGCTAACCCCCTCGTGATTAACCGAATTTCTGAACTCCCAGACCATTTCCAAGTCACTGACCAACAGTTTAAATCGGTGATGGGAGATAGTGAGTCCCTCCAAGCAGCCTTGAATGATGGCCGAGTGTATCTGGTAGACTATCAAATTCTTGAAGAAATTGATGCGGGTACAGTCGAGGTGAAGGATCGTGAAATTCTGAAGTATCGCTATGCACCGTTGGCCTTATTTGCGATCGCATCCGGGAATTGTCCCGGTCGCCTCCTCCAGCCGATTGCCATTCAATGCCATCAAGAAGCAGGCAGCCCGATATTTACACCACCCAGTCTAGAAGCCGATAAAGAGGAGCGGCTTGCTTGGAGAATGGCCAAGACCGTCGTTCAAATCGCCGACGGTAACTACCATGAATTGATTTCTCATTTAGGGCGGACTCATCTCTGGATTGAGCCCATTGCTTTAGGCACTTACCGACGCCTAGGAACAGAGCATCCACTGGGTAAATTGCTCCTACCCCACTTCGAAGGCACCTTATTTATCAACAATGCAGCAGCCAATAGCTTAATTGCCCCGGGTGGCACCGTAGACAAAATCTTGTTTGGCACCTTAAAGTCATCCGTTCAGCTCAGCGTCAAAGGCGCTAAGGGTTACCCCTTTTCTTTCAATGATTCCATGCTCCCCCAAACCTTTGCATCCCGAGGCGTGGACGACCTACAAAAGCTACCGGACTACCCCTATCGAGATGATGCATTACTGATTTGGCATGCCATTCACGATTGGGTTGAGGCCTATCTTCAGATCTACTACAAAGATGATGATGCAGTTCTCAAGGATGAAACCCTCCAGGATTGGTTAACCGAGCTAAGAGCTGAAGATGGGGGCCAGATGACTGAAATCGGTGAATCGACTCCAGAAGAACCCGAGCCTAAAATTCGCACCTTGGATTATCTAGTAAACGCGACAACGCTGATTATTTTCACTTGTAGTGCTCAACATGCATCGGTCAATTTTCCCCAAGCATCGTTGATGACGTTTGTCCCCAATATGCCCCTAGCCGGGTTCAATGAAGGCCCGACAGCAGAGAAAGCCAGTGAAGCAGACTATTTCTCTTTACTACCACCCCTGAGTTTGGCCGAACAACAGTTGGATCTAGGGTATACCTTGGGTTCGGTCTACTATACTCAGCTCGGATATTACAAAGCCAATGATGTAGATTTAGGTGATATTAACAACCATACCTACTTCAACGACCTCCAAGTTAAACAGGCTCTCCTAAGCTTCCAACAAAGATTAGAAGAGATTGAGTTGATCATTCAAGACCGGAACGAAACCCGACCCACATATTACGACATCTTGCTCCCGTCCAAGATTCCCCAAAGTACCAACATTTAA
- a CDS encoding Uma2 family endonuclease — protein sequence MATTTSKELCWTSADLELFPEGDWKRYEIVNGELFVTRAPHLGHQDSAGLTYARLLLWSEDTGLGKPFLAPGVVFSDMDDVIPDVVWVQKERLPNIVDESGHFTEAPDLVIEVLSAGTTNERRDREIKLRLYSLKGVKEYWILNWRLKQIEIYRRDNAQLQLQATLLETDSLTSSLLPGFDCLVSRCF from the coding sequence ATGGCAACAACTACTTCTAAAGAGCTTTGTTGGACCAGCGCAGACTTGGAACTGTTTCCCGAGGGTGATTGGAAGCGTTACGAAATTGTGAATGGAGAGTTGTTTGTGACGCGAGCACCCCATCTAGGACATCAAGATTCTGCTGGTTTAACCTATGCCAGATTGTTGTTATGGTCGGAAGACACTGGCTTGGGTAAACCTTTTCTAGCCCCAGGCGTCGTTTTTTCTGATATGGATGATGTGATTCCTGATGTTGTCTGGGTGCAGAAGGAACGTCTGCCCAATATTGTGGATGAATCGGGACATTTTACGGAAGCGCCTGATTTGGTGATTGAGGTGCTTTCTGCTGGGACAACGAATGAGCGGAGGGATCGTGAAATTAAACTCAGGCTCTATTCCCTCAAAGGCGTCAAGGAATACTGGATTTTGAATTGGCGACTCAAGCAAATTGAGATCTATCGCCGCGACAATGCTCAACTCCAGCTTCAGGCGACGTTGTTAGAAACAGATTCACTTACATCTTCTCTATTGCCAGGGTTTGACTGCTTAGTGAGTCGTTGCTTTTAA
- a CDS encoding serine protease, protein MKFGYGIPSVLVGTITVVVVQSQAVLALSASQVASIAEQISVKIDGQAPGSGVMIAKRDKTYFVLTAAHVVETDDEYEVITPDNQRHSLSYAQVKKLPGVDLAVVQFRSNKPYQIANLGDSSQSQRGMTTYVAGWPLTGTAITQPTLLFQQGIISANSRVQQDDGYGLIYTNNTLPGMSGGPVLSEEGTLVGIHGRGETDRQASTRNPDVVVKVGYNLGIPISTFLALAPQSGLNLDLQVAASQATAPSPGAKPSKVDDLIAQSGNQLYQGNNEAALSALNQAIETDPKAADAYRLRADARMASIGWSFMEGRSSKNRDLVLAAQQDINEAIRLNPNLSDAYTIRAYLKFVLQDGAGVTADINQALRLDPQNAMPYILRANLLADQRQWQMAIEDANQALKLDANSPYAAFAYNARGLARASIRDILGGLQDLTKAINLSPGNALFYMSRGTVLALSGKRNEGRADLEKSASLAQQKGRTEVYKEVTKRLNLLKRLP, encoded by the coding sequence ATGAAATTTGGCTATGGAATCCCATCGGTTTTAGTGGGGACAATAACAGTCGTTGTGGTGCAATCGCAGGCTGTTTTAGCGCTGTCTGCTTCCCAGGTTGCCAGTATTGCTGAGCAAATTAGCGTCAAGATTGATGGACAAGCGCCAGGTTCAGGCGTGATGATTGCCAAGCGAGATAAGACTTACTTTGTGCTGACGGCAGCTCATGTTGTCGAAACGGATGATGAGTACGAAGTGATTACGCCGGATAACCAGCGCCATTCATTAAGCTATGCACAGGTCAAAAAACTGCCCGGCGTTGACCTTGCTGTCGTGCAGTTCAGAAGTAACAAGCCCTATCAAATTGCCAATTTGGGTGATTCCAGCCAATCCCAGCGGGGCATGACCACCTATGTCGCCGGGTGGCCGTTGACGGGAACAGCGATTACGCAACCCACGCTGTTATTTCAGCAGGGGATTATCTCTGCCAATTCCCGGGTGCAACAAGATGACGGTTATGGATTAATTTATACCAACAACACCTTGCCCGGTATGTCTGGAGGCCCTGTCCTGAGCGAAGAAGGGACCTTAGTGGGCATTCATGGTCGTGGCGAAACGGATCGCCAAGCCAGCACCCGCAACCCAGATGTGGTGGTTAAGGTTGGCTACAACTTAGGGATTCCAATTAGTACATTTTTAGCTTTAGCACCTCAATCGGGACTCAATCTGGATTTGCAGGTTGCAGCTTCTCAAGCAACAGCTCCGAGTCCAGGGGCAAAACCTTCAAAGGTGGATGATTTGATTGCCCAAAGCGGGAATCAACTCTATCAGGGCAATAATGAAGCCGCTTTGAGCGCTCTCAACCAAGCGATTGAAACGGATCCTAAGGCAGCGGATGCCTATCGGTTAAGAGCGGATGCTCGCATGGCTTCGATTGGTTGGAGCTTTATGGAGGGCCGATCTAGCAAGAATCGCGATCTAGTCTTGGCGGCACAACAGGATATCAATGAGGCGATTCGCTTAAACCCGAACTTAAGCGATGCATATACCATCAGAGCCTATCTCAAGTTTGTCTTGCAAGATGGCGCGGGGGTGACAGCTGATATTAACCAAGCCCTGAGGTTAGATCCTCAAAATGCGATGCCTTATATCCTGCGTGCCAATCTATTGGCCGACCAGCGGCAGTGGCAGATGGCCATCGAGGATGCCAATCAAGCCTTAAAGTTGGATGCCAATTCTCCCTATGCAGCCTTTGCCTATAACGCCCGAGGTCTAGCACGGGCCAGTATCCGAGATATTTTGGGTGGACTGCAGGATTTGACAAAGGCGATTAATCTGTCTCCTGGCAATGCCTTGTTCTATATGAGTCGTGGCACGGTGCTTGCCCTGAGCGGTAAGAGAAATGAAGGACGGGCAGATCTGGAAAAAAGCGCCAGTCTGGCCCAACAGAAAGGCCGGACTGAGGTCTACAAAGAGGTCACTAAACGCTTGAATTTACTGAAACGTTTGCCTTAG
- a CDS encoding NAD-dependent malic enzyme: protein MVQLTPNSSFSLTIRVKLPNQTGMLAQVLQSIGDAGGSLGHIDLLERTHTSLTREITVNASSTEHAGTIVDALKALPQITLLDISDRTFDCHRGGKITVQSKLPLHSQDDLSMAYTPGVGRICTAIAQEKDQVYRYTIKSNTVAVVTDGSAVLGLGNIGPEAALPVMEGKALLFQEFGKINAFPVCLATQDVDEIVETVKRMAPVFGGVNLEDISAPRCFEVEERLRRELDIPVFHDDQHGTAIVVLAALINALKLVDKAFEEIAIVINGAGAAGVAIARLLQKAGVKTIRLCDRNGIISRDRTDLNETKQSFAVEQSGTLADALKGADVFLGVSAPGVLTPEMVKTMAPDRIVFAMANPIPEIQPELIQSDVAVIATGRSDYPNQINNVLAFPGIFRGALNCRAAAITTTMHLQAAYAIAALVGSDELHHDHIIPSVFDERVATAVASAVEQAARQEGISHC, encoded by the coding sequence ATGGTTCAACTGACTCCCAACTCTAGCTTTAGTCTCACGATTCGGGTTAAGTTGCCCAACCAAACTGGAATGCTGGCTCAAGTCCTGCAGTCAATCGGTGATGCGGGTGGCAGTCTAGGACATATCGATCTTTTAGAACGGACCCATACCTCACTGACTCGCGAGATTACGGTTAATGCTTCCAGTACAGAGCATGCAGGTACCATTGTTGATGCGTTGAAAGCATTGCCGCAGATTACGTTACTGGACATCTCCGATCGCACGTTTGATTGCCACCGAGGCGGCAAAATTACCGTCCAAAGTAAGCTGCCCCTTCATAGCCAGGATGATTTATCCATGGCCTATACCCCTGGTGTGGGCCGGATCTGTACGGCCATTGCCCAAGAGAAAGACCAGGTGTATCGTTACACCATCAAAAGTAATACCGTGGCGGTTGTGACCGATGGCAGTGCGGTGTTGGGATTGGGCAATATTGGCCCAGAAGCAGCTTTACCCGTGATGGAAGGGAAGGCGTTACTGTTCCAGGAATTTGGCAAGATTAATGCCTTTCCCGTTTGTCTTGCCACCCAAGATGTAGATGAAATTGTGGAAACGGTAAAGCGGATGGCTCCCGTGTTTGGTGGTGTCAACCTAGAGGATATTAGTGCACCACGCTGCTTTGAAGTGGAAGAACGGTTACGCCGAGAACTGGATATTCCCGTCTTTCATGATGATCAACATGGCACCGCGATTGTGGTGTTGGCGGCGTTAATTAATGCTTTGAAGTTAGTCGATAAAGCTTTTGAAGAGATTGCCATTGTGATTAATGGGGCTGGGGCTGCGGGGGTTGCCATTGCCCGGTTATTGCAGAAAGCAGGAGTAAAAACGATTCGATTGTGCGATCGCAACGGCATAATCAGCCGAGATCGCACAGACTTAAACGAAACGAAGCAGTCCTTCGCCGTGGAACAGTCAGGTACCTTAGCCGATGCCCTCAAAGGTGCAGATGTGTTTCTGGGCGTTAGCGCCCCCGGCGTGTTAACCCCTGAGATGGTCAAAACAATGGCCCCCGACCGGATTGTGTTTGCCATGGCCAACCCGATTCCCGAAATCCAGCCTGAACTGATTCAAAGTGATGTGGCGGTGATTGCGACAGGGCGCAGTGATTATCCCAACCAGATTAATAATGTGTTGGCGTTTCCTGGGATTTTTCGAGGTGCTCTGAACTGCCGTGCTGCCGCTATTACAACGACAATGCACCTACAAGCTGCCTATGCGATCGCAGCACTGGTAGGAAGCGACGAACTCCACCACGATCACATTATTCCGTCTGTGTTTGATGAGCGCGTCGCTACAGCAGTCGCTTCGGCAGTGGAGCAAGCCGCTCGTCAAGAAGGAATTAGCCATTGTTAA